One window of the Dendropsophus ebraccatus isolate aDenEbr1 chromosome 12, aDenEbr1.pat, whole genome shotgun sequence genome contains the following:
- the FAM118B gene encoding protein FAM118B isoform X2 — translation MASALNLKSERLMLIEDGIPLAKKPREGGQRKKCLPPTPIPGAQTLPNLQSVVPLQCRCVIPRRKLLPSLKTKKPQELVLVIGTGISAAVAPQVPALKSWKGLIQALLDAANDFDLLEEEESKKFQKCLHEDKNLIHVAHDLIQKLSPRTSNVRSTFFKDCLYEVFDDLESKMEDSGKQLLQSVLQLMEHGALVLTTNFDNLLEIYAVHQGKQLESIDLTDEKMVLEWAQEKKKLSVLHIHGVYTNPSGIVLHPAGYQNVLRNTEVMREIQKLYETKSFLFLGCGRTVDDTTFQALFLEAVKHKSDLEHFMLVRREDVDEFKKLRENMLDKGIKVISYGTEYSDLPEYFERLANEISTKGRTGQSHGQEICNKDQVESWENGRNWSLDSRENPENSTTDRSTQTDRGCPVPIMPQCTEPALPNCQQKPSPQLPPSLDSRALWTEQLRSFTAGQEGLRKGIMAKVNAIHLDLCQLAMGINRNSTVFKKLLKVETERNYLLAHMNTNISKLAASLHLLAIQQSDNPQELQGAFDAQMTAAEETTAGLSTSPPSQYRYYMRARTAPPSALNYSSELRPTPAKRGRK, via the exons ATGGCTTCTGCTCTGAACCTGAAGTCGGAGAGACTGATGCTGATAGAAGACGGCATTCCCCTAGCCAAGAAGCCCAG AGAAGGCGGCCAGAGAAAGAAatgcctcccccccacccccataccaGGAGCGCAGACCCTGCCAAATCTCCAGTCTGTGGTCCCCCTCCAGTGTCGGTGTGTAATCCCTAGAAG GAAACTCTTACCAAGCCTAAAGACTAAGAAGCCCCAAGAGCTGGTGCTGGTGATCGGAACCGGTATCAGTGCGGCTGtagcaccacaagtgccagcgcTGAAGTCCTGGAAGGGGTTAATCCAGGCTCTGCTCGATGCTGCTAATGACTTTGATCTTCTAGAAGAAGAAGAGAGCAAGAAATTCCAGAAGTGTCTCCACGAAGACAAGAACCTGATCCACGTGGCCCACGACCTCATCCAGAAGCTGTCTCCG CGCACCAGTAATGTCCGCTCCACCTTCTTCAAGGACTGTCTCTATGAAGTCTTTGATGACCTGGAGTCAAAGATGGAGGACTCAGGGAAGCAGCTGCTACAGTCGGTGCTGCAGCTGATGGAGCACGGCGCCCTCGTCCTAACAACTAACTTCGACAACCTGCTGGAGATCTACGCAGTACATCAGGGAAAGCAGCTGGAATCCATAGACCTCACCGACGAGAAGATG GTACTTGAATGGGCTCAGGAGAAGAAGAAGCTAAGCGTCCTGCACATACACGGCGTCTACACCAACCCCAGCGGCATCGTCCTGCACCCTGCCGGATACCAGAACGTTCTCAGGAACACCGAGGTTATG AGGGAAATCCAGAAGCTGTACGAGACCAAGTCCTTCCTGTTCCTGGGCTGCGGCCgcaccgtggacgacacgacgtTCCAGGCCTTGTTCCTGGAGGCGGTGAAACACAAGTCAGACCTGGAACATTTCATGCTGGTCCGCAGGGAAGATGTGGACGAATTCAAGAAGCTGCGGGAGAACATGCTGGACAAGGGGATTAAGGTCATCTCCTACGGCACTGAGTACTCTGACCTCCCCGAATACTTTGAGAGGCTGGCAAACGAAATCTCCACAAAGGGACGCACAG GGCAGTCACATGGTCAAGAGATATGCAACAAGGATCAGGTGGAGTCTTGGGAAAATGGCAGAAACTGGTCCCTCGATTCAAGGGAGAACCCTGAGAACTCTACAACAGACAGGTCAACCCAGACAGATCGAGGATGCCCAGTACCCATTATGCCTCAGTGTACAGAACCAGCTCTGCCCAACTGTCAGCAGAAACCCTCCCCACAGCTGCCACCTTCACTCGACAGCCGGGCCCTATGGACGGAGCAGCTGAGGAGCTTCACGGCTGGGCAGGAAGGATTACGGAAAGGGATCATGGCCAAGGTGAACGCAATACACTTAGACTTGTGCCAGCTCGCCATGGGCATTAACCGGAACAGCACAGTGTTTAAGAAGCTCTTAAAGGTGGAGACCGAAAGGAACTATCTACTCGCTCACATGAACACCAACATCAGCAAACTTGCTGCCAGCTTACACCTACTAGCGATCCAGCAGAGCGATAACCCACAGGAGCTACAAGGCGCGTTCGATGCGCAAATGACAGCGGCTGAAGAGACCACAGCCGGACTGTCAACCTCTCCTCCCTCTCAGTACCGTTACTACATGCGAGCAAGAACTGCGCCCCCTTCTGCCTTAAACTACAGCTCAGAACTGAGGCCGACACCGGCAAAGAGAGGAcggaaataa
- the FAM118B gene encoding protein FAM118B isoform X4, translated as MASALNLKSERLMLIEDGIPLAKKPRKLLPSLKTKKPQELVLVIGTGISAAVAPQVPALKSWKGLIQALLDAANDFDLLEEEESKKFQKCLHEDKNLIHVAHDLIQKLSPRTSNVRSTFFKDCLYEVFDDLESKMEDSGKQLLQSVLQLMEHGALVLTTNFDNLLEIYAVHQGKQLESIDLTDEKMVLEWAQEKKKLSVLHIHGVYTNPSGIVLHPAGYQNVLRNTEVMREIQKLYETKSFLFLGCGRTVDDTTFQALFLEAVKHKSDLEHFMLVRREDVDEFKKLRENMLDKGIKVISYGTEYSDLPEYFERLANEISTKGRTGQSHGQEICNKDQVESWENGRNWSLDSRENPENSTTDRSTQTDRGCPVPIMPQCTEPALPNCQQKPSPQLPPSLDSRALWTEQLRSFTAGQEGLRKGIMAKVNAIHLDLCQLAMGINRNSTVFKKLLKVETERNYLLAHMNTNISKLAASLHLLAIQQSDNPQELQGAFDAQMTAAEETTAGLSTSPPSQYRYYMRARTAPPSALNYSSELRPTPAKRGRK; from the exons ATGGCTTCTGCTCTGAACCTGAAGTCGGAGAGACTGATGCTGATAGAAGACGGCATTCCCCTAGCCAAGAAGCCCAG GAAACTCTTACCAAGCCTAAAGACTAAGAAGCCCCAAGAGCTGGTGCTGGTGATCGGAACCGGTATCAGTGCGGCTGtagcaccacaagtgccagcgcTGAAGTCCTGGAAGGGGTTAATCCAGGCTCTGCTCGATGCTGCTAATGACTTTGATCTTCTAGAAGAAGAAGAGAGCAAGAAATTCCAGAAGTGTCTCCACGAAGACAAGAACCTGATCCACGTGGCCCACGACCTCATCCAGAAGCTGTCTCCG CGCACCAGTAATGTCCGCTCCACCTTCTTCAAGGACTGTCTCTATGAAGTCTTTGATGACCTGGAGTCAAAGATGGAGGACTCAGGGAAGCAGCTGCTACAGTCGGTGCTGCAGCTGATGGAGCACGGCGCCCTCGTCCTAACAACTAACTTCGACAACCTGCTGGAGATCTACGCAGTACATCAGGGAAAGCAGCTGGAATCCATAGACCTCACCGACGAGAAGATG GTACTTGAATGGGCTCAGGAGAAGAAGAAGCTAAGCGTCCTGCACATACACGGCGTCTACACCAACCCCAGCGGCATCGTCCTGCACCCTGCCGGATACCAGAACGTTCTCAGGAACACCGAGGTTATG AGGGAAATCCAGAAGCTGTACGAGACCAAGTCCTTCCTGTTCCTGGGCTGCGGCCgcaccgtggacgacacgacgtTCCAGGCCTTGTTCCTGGAGGCGGTGAAACACAAGTCAGACCTGGAACATTTCATGCTGGTCCGCAGGGAAGATGTGGACGAATTCAAGAAGCTGCGGGAGAACATGCTGGACAAGGGGATTAAGGTCATCTCCTACGGCACTGAGTACTCTGACCTCCCCGAATACTTTGAGAGGCTGGCAAACGAAATCTCCACAAAGGGACGCACAG GGCAGTCACATGGTCAAGAGATATGCAACAAGGATCAGGTGGAGTCTTGGGAAAATGGCAGAAACTGGTCCCTCGATTCAAGGGAGAACCCTGAGAACTCTACAACAGACAGGTCAACCCAGACAGATCGAGGATGCCCAGTACCCATTATGCCTCAGTGTACAGAACCAGCTCTGCCCAACTGTCAGCAGAAACCCTCCCCACAGCTGCCACCTTCACTCGACAGCCGGGCCCTATGGACGGAGCAGCTGAGGAGCTTCACGGCTGGGCAGGAAGGATTACGGAAAGGGATCATGGCCAAGGTGAACGCAATACACTTAGACTTGTGCCAGCTCGCCATGGGCATTAACCGGAACAGCACAGTGTTTAAGAAGCTCTTAAAGGTGGAGACCGAAAGGAACTATCTACTCGCTCACATGAACACCAACATCAGCAAACTTGCTGCCAGCTTACACCTACTAGCGATCCAGCAGAGCGATAACCCACAGGAGCTACAAGGCGCGTTCGATGCGCAAATGACAGCGGCTGAAGAGACCACAGCCGGACTGTCAACCTCTCCTCCCTCTCAGTACCGTTACTACATGCGAGCAAGAACTGCGCCCCCTTCTGCCTTAAACTACAGCTCAGAACTGAGGCCGACACCGGCAAAGAGAGGAcggaaataa
- the SRPRA gene encoding signal recognition particle receptor subunit alpha has product MLDFFTIFSKGGIVLWCFQGVRGSFSGPVNALLRSVILQERGGSNCYNHDSLTLKYKLDNQFELVFVVGYQKILTLTYVDKLIDDVHKEFRDKYRNQIQQNGTLGLLNKAFDFQDDFDFLLRAAEESSKARPPAAMKTFEQSEKSKKTVKSMIEKPGEKLKENNKKNKSSKKENIAPEAITSNKAKTSASAPAVEKEELTTEEAIQRKREEFFKKRMKTGDKASKSPKPETQKEKGKQPRRWELGPSNTKELDYSNPTTNGNSEETAVFNDDLETLRFPTGMSGNPPDVEYDSSSEEEEEEDVPSVQTRAAPSAAKPSAKKSSFGGMFGMLKGLVGAKSLTLDDMEPVLEKMKDHLIAKNVAADIALQLCDSVAKRLEGKVMGTFSTVTSAVKQALQESLVQILQPKRRVDVLRDVMESQRMRRPYVITFCGVNGVGKSTNLAKISFWLIENGYSVLIAACDTFRAGAVEQLRTHTRRLNSLHPPEKHSGRTMVQLYEKGYGKDAAGIAMEAISYARNQGFNVVLVDTAGRMQDNAPLMTALAKLIAVNMPDLVLFVGEALVGNEAVDQLVKFNKALADHSMSEKPRLIDGIVLTKFDTIDDKVGAAISMTYITGQPIVFVGTGQTYCDLRSLNVRAVVAALMKA; this is encoded by the exons ATGTTGGACTTCTTCACTATCTTCAGTAAAGGCGGCATCGTGCTCTGGTGCTTCCAGGGGGTGCGCGGCTCCTTCAGCGGCCCGGTCAATGCGCTGCTGCGGTCAGTCATCCTGCAG GAGAGAGGCGGCAGCAACTGCTACAACCATGACTCCCTTACCCTCAAGTACAAGCTGGACAACCAGTTTGAGCTGGTGTTTGTG GTGGGTTACCAGAAGATTTTAACCCTGACGTATGTGGACAAGTTAATAGACGATGTCCATAAAGAATTCCGGGATAAATACCGTAATCAGATCCAGCAGAATGGCACCCTGGGATTATTAAACAAAGCCTTTGATTTCCAGGATGATTTTGACTTTCTCCTCAG GGCAGCGGAGGAGAGCAGCAAAGCTCGGCCCCCTGCCGCCATGAAGACCTTCGAACAGTCGGAGAAGTCAAAGAAGACTGTGAAGTCCATGATCGAGAAGCCGGGAGAGAAACTAAAGGAGAACAATAAGAAGAACAAGTCTTCAAAGAAAGAGA ACATCGCACCAGAAGCCATTACTTCAAATAAAGCTAAGACCAGCGCCTCCGCACCTGCTGTGGAGAAGGAGGAGCTGACCACCGAGGAGGCCATACAGAGGAAGCGAGAGGAGTTCTTCAAGAAGAGAATGAAGACTGGGGATAAGGCCAG caaatccccaaagCCGGAGACTCAGAAGGAGAAAGGGAAGCAGCCCCGCAGGTGGGAGCTGGGACCGTCCAACACCAAAGAGCTAGACTACAGCAATCCCACCACCAATGGCAACTCTGAGGAGACAGCAGTGTTCAACGATGACCTAGAGACACTG AGATTCCCCACTGGTATGTCCGGAAACCCCCCGGATGTGGAGTATGATAGCAGCAgcgaagaagaggaagaagaagacgtCCCCTCTGTCCAAACCAGGGCTGCTCCATCTGCTGCCAAGCCCAG tgccaAGAAGAGCAGCTTTGGAGGAATGTTTGGGATGTTAAAGGGCCTGGTGGGGGCTAAAAGTTTAACCTTGGATGACATGGAACCTGTTCTAGAGAAGATGAAGGATCATCTCATTG CAAAGAATGTAGCCGCGGATATCGCTCTTCAACTGTGTGATTCTGTGGCCAAGAGACTGGAAGGGAAAGTCATGGGAACTTTCTCAA CTGTGACGTCTGCAGTGAAACAGGCTTTACAGGAGTCCCTGGTGCAAATCTTGCAGCCAAAGCGACGTGTGGATGTGCTGCGTGATGTGATGGAGTCACAGCGCATGCGTCGTCCATACGTCATCACTTTCTGTGGGGTGAATGGAGTGGGGAAGTCCACCAACCTGGCCAAA ATTTCCTTCTGGCTGATAGAGAACGGATATAGCGTACTCATTGCAGCTTGTGACACATTCCGAGCCGGGGCGGTGGAGCAGCTGCGCACTCACACCAGACGCCTTAATTCCCTGCACCCTCCGGAGAAGCACAGCGGGCGCACTATGGTGCAGCTCTATGAGAAGGGCTACGGCAAGGACGCTGCAGGGATAGCCATGGAGGCCATATCTTATG CTCGGAATCAGGGCTTTAATGTGGTGCTGGTGGACACGGCCGGCCGTATGCAGGACAACGCTCCCCTGATGACCGCACTGGCCAAGCTCATCGCTGTCAACATGCCGGACCTCGTCCTGTTTGTTGGAGAAGCCTTGGTCGGCAATGAGGCAGTAGATCAGCTG gTGAAGTTTAACAAGGCTCTGGCAGATCACTCTATGTCGGAGAAGCCGCGACTCATCGATGGGATCGTGCTCACCAAGTTTGACACAATTGATGACAAG GTGGGCGCTGCCATTTCCATGACATACATCACCGGGCAGCCCATTGTGTTTGTGGGCACAGGGCAGACCTACTGCGACCTGCGCAGTCTGAATGTCAGAGCCGTTGTGGCCGCGCTGATGAAAGCCTAA
- the FAM118B gene encoding protein FAM118B isoform X3, translating into MASALNLKSERLMLIEDGIPLAKKPRKLLPSLKTKKPQELVLVIGTGISAAVAPQVPALKSWKGLIQALLDAANDFDLLEEEESKKFQKCLHEDKNLIHVAHDLIQKLSPRTSNVRSTFFKDCLYEVFDDLESKMEDSGKQLLQSVLQLMEHGALVLTTNFDNLLEIYAVHQGKQLESIDLTDEKMVNVLEWAQEKKKLSVLHIHGVYTNPSGIVLHPAGYQNVLRNTEVMREIQKLYETKSFLFLGCGRTVDDTTFQALFLEAVKHKSDLEHFMLVRREDVDEFKKLRENMLDKGIKVISYGTEYSDLPEYFERLANEISTKGRTGQSHGQEICNKDQVESWENGRNWSLDSRENPENSTTDRSTQTDRGCPVPIMPQCTEPALPNCQQKPSPQLPPSLDSRALWTEQLRSFTAGQEGLRKGIMAKVNAIHLDLCQLAMGINRNSTVFKKLLKVETERNYLLAHMNTNISKLAASLHLLAIQQSDNPQELQGAFDAQMTAAEETTAGLSTSPPSQYRYYMRARTAPPSALNYSSELRPTPAKRGRK; encoded by the exons ATGGCTTCTGCTCTGAACCTGAAGTCGGAGAGACTGATGCTGATAGAAGACGGCATTCCCCTAGCCAAGAAGCCCAG GAAACTCTTACCAAGCCTAAAGACTAAGAAGCCCCAAGAGCTGGTGCTGGTGATCGGAACCGGTATCAGTGCGGCTGtagcaccacaagtgccagcgcTGAAGTCCTGGAAGGGGTTAATCCAGGCTCTGCTCGATGCTGCTAATGACTTTGATCTTCTAGAAGAAGAAGAGAGCAAGAAATTCCAGAAGTGTCTCCACGAAGACAAGAACCTGATCCACGTGGCCCACGACCTCATCCAGAAGCTGTCTCCG CGCACCAGTAATGTCCGCTCCACCTTCTTCAAGGACTGTCTCTATGAAGTCTTTGATGACCTGGAGTCAAAGATGGAGGACTCAGGGAAGCAGCTGCTACAGTCGGTGCTGCAGCTGATGGAGCACGGCGCCCTCGTCCTAACAACTAACTTCGACAACCTGCTGGAGATCTACGCAGTACATCAGGGAAAGCAGCTGGAATCCATAGACCTCACCGACGAGAAGATGGTAAAT GTACTTGAATGGGCTCAGGAGAAGAAGAAGCTAAGCGTCCTGCACATACACGGCGTCTACACCAACCCCAGCGGCATCGTCCTGCACCCTGCCGGATACCAGAACGTTCTCAGGAACACCGAGGTTATG AGGGAAATCCAGAAGCTGTACGAGACCAAGTCCTTCCTGTTCCTGGGCTGCGGCCgcaccgtggacgacacgacgtTCCAGGCCTTGTTCCTGGAGGCGGTGAAACACAAGTCAGACCTGGAACATTTCATGCTGGTCCGCAGGGAAGATGTGGACGAATTCAAGAAGCTGCGGGAGAACATGCTGGACAAGGGGATTAAGGTCATCTCCTACGGCACTGAGTACTCTGACCTCCCCGAATACTTTGAGAGGCTGGCAAACGAAATCTCCACAAAGGGACGCACAG GGCAGTCACATGGTCAAGAGATATGCAACAAGGATCAGGTGGAGTCTTGGGAAAATGGCAGAAACTGGTCCCTCGATTCAAGGGAGAACCCTGAGAACTCTACAACAGACAGGTCAACCCAGACAGATCGAGGATGCCCAGTACCCATTATGCCTCAGTGTACAGAACCAGCTCTGCCCAACTGTCAGCAGAAACCCTCCCCACAGCTGCCACCTTCACTCGACAGCCGGGCCCTATGGACGGAGCAGCTGAGGAGCTTCACGGCTGGGCAGGAAGGATTACGGAAAGGGATCATGGCCAAGGTGAACGCAATACACTTAGACTTGTGCCAGCTCGCCATGGGCATTAACCGGAACAGCACAGTGTTTAAGAAGCTCTTAAAGGTGGAGACCGAAAGGAACTATCTACTCGCTCACATGAACACCAACATCAGCAAACTTGCTGCCAGCTTACACCTACTAGCGATCCAGCAGAGCGATAACCCACAGGAGCTACAAGGCGCGTTCGATGCGCAAATGACAGCGGCTGAAGAGACCACAGCCGGACTGTCAACCTCTCCTCCCTCTCAGTACCGTTACTACATGCGAGCAAGAACTGCGCCCCCTTCTGCCTTAAACTACAGCTCAGAACTGAGGCCGACACCGGCAAAGAGAGGAcggaaataa
- the FAM118B gene encoding protein FAM118B isoform X1 yields the protein MASALNLKSERLMLIEDGIPLAKKPREGGQRKKCLPPTPIPGAQTLPNLQSVVPLQCRCVIPRRKLLPSLKTKKPQELVLVIGTGISAAVAPQVPALKSWKGLIQALLDAANDFDLLEEEESKKFQKCLHEDKNLIHVAHDLIQKLSPRTSNVRSTFFKDCLYEVFDDLESKMEDSGKQLLQSVLQLMEHGALVLTTNFDNLLEIYAVHQGKQLESIDLTDEKMVNVLEWAQEKKKLSVLHIHGVYTNPSGIVLHPAGYQNVLRNTEVMREIQKLYETKSFLFLGCGRTVDDTTFQALFLEAVKHKSDLEHFMLVRREDVDEFKKLRENMLDKGIKVISYGTEYSDLPEYFERLANEISTKGRTGQSHGQEICNKDQVESWENGRNWSLDSRENPENSTTDRSTQTDRGCPVPIMPQCTEPALPNCQQKPSPQLPPSLDSRALWTEQLRSFTAGQEGLRKGIMAKVNAIHLDLCQLAMGINRNSTVFKKLLKVETERNYLLAHMNTNISKLAASLHLLAIQQSDNPQELQGAFDAQMTAAEETTAGLSTSPPSQYRYYMRARTAPPSALNYSSELRPTPAKRGRK from the exons ATGGCTTCTGCTCTGAACCTGAAGTCGGAGAGACTGATGCTGATAGAAGACGGCATTCCCCTAGCCAAGAAGCCCAG AGAAGGCGGCCAGAGAAAGAAatgcctcccccccacccccataccaGGAGCGCAGACCCTGCCAAATCTCCAGTCTGTGGTCCCCCTCCAGTGTCGGTGTGTAATCCCTAGAAG GAAACTCTTACCAAGCCTAAAGACTAAGAAGCCCCAAGAGCTGGTGCTGGTGATCGGAACCGGTATCAGTGCGGCTGtagcaccacaagtgccagcgcTGAAGTCCTGGAAGGGGTTAATCCAGGCTCTGCTCGATGCTGCTAATGACTTTGATCTTCTAGAAGAAGAAGAGAGCAAGAAATTCCAGAAGTGTCTCCACGAAGACAAGAACCTGATCCACGTGGCCCACGACCTCATCCAGAAGCTGTCTCCG CGCACCAGTAATGTCCGCTCCACCTTCTTCAAGGACTGTCTCTATGAAGTCTTTGATGACCTGGAGTCAAAGATGGAGGACTCAGGGAAGCAGCTGCTACAGTCGGTGCTGCAGCTGATGGAGCACGGCGCCCTCGTCCTAACAACTAACTTCGACAACCTGCTGGAGATCTACGCAGTACATCAGGGAAAGCAGCTGGAATCCATAGACCTCACCGACGAGAAGATGGTAAAT GTACTTGAATGGGCTCAGGAGAAGAAGAAGCTAAGCGTCCTGCACATACACGGCGTCTACACCAACCCCAGCGGCATCGTCCTGCACCCTGCCGGATACCAGAACGTTCTCAGGAACACCGAGGTTATG AGGGAAATCCAGAAGCTGTACGAGACCAAGTCCTTCCTGTTCCTGGGCTGCGGCCgcaccgtggacgacacgacgtTCCAGGCCTTGTTCCTGGAGGCGGTGAAACACAAGTCAGACCTGGAACATTTCATGCTGGTCCGCAGGGAAGATGTGGACGAATTCAAGAAGCTGCGGGAGAACATGCTGGACAAGGGGATTAAGGTCATCTCCTACGGCACTGAGTACTCTGACCTCCCCGAATACTTTGAGAGGCTGGCAAACGAAATCTCCACAAAGGGACGCACAG GGCAGTCACATGGTCAAGAGATATGCAACAAGGATCAGGTGGAGTCTTGGGAAAATGGCAGAAACTGGTCCCTCGATTCAAGGGAGAACCCTGAGAACTCTACAACAGACAGGTCAACCCAGACAGATCGAGGATGCCCAGTACCCATTATGCCTCAGTGTACAGAACCAGCTCTGCCCAACTGTCAGCAGAAACCCTCCCCACAGCTGCCACCTTCACTCGACAGCCGGGCCCTATGGACGGAGCAGCTGAGGAGCTTCACGGCTGGGCAGGAAGGATTACGGAAAGGGATCATGGCCAAGGTGAACGCAATACACTTAGACTTGTGCCAGCTCGCCATGGGCATTAACCGGAACAGCACAGTGTTTAAGAAGCTCTTAAAGGTGGAGACCGAAAGGAACTATCTACTCGCTCACATGAACACCAACATCAGCAAACTTGCTGCCAGCTTACACCTACTAGCGATCCAGCAGAGCGATAACCCACAGGAGCTACAAGGCGCGTTCGATGCGCAAATGACAGCGGCTGAAGAGACCACAGCCGGACTGTCAACCTCTCCTCCCTCTCAGTACCGTTACTACATGCGAGCAAGAACTGCGCCCCCTTCTGCCTTAAACTACAGCTCAGAACTGAGGCCGACACCGGCAAAGAGAGGAcggaaataa